In Rhodothermales bacterium, a genomic segment contains:
- a CDS encoding prolyl oligopeptidase family serine peptidase, protein MRRRTLLLALFLFAASSAWAQDGYMEPAPALKALVDAPLTPNVSIGPDARTMLLMTPQDVPTIAQLAEPELRLAGTRINPANNGPSRSSYATAMAIASVDGGAERPVMGIPAEGWIGYGAWSPDGTHYAFPVTFSDRIELYVLELGNGRARQALDRPLNGVGGRAFTWMPDSRTLLVRATAADRGAMPTRPAVPATPVIQENIGKEAPARTYQDLLETPYDEDLFAWLMASDLLRVSLDGTVQDFGASGMITSMDPSPDGRFVLTETVHRPFSYLVPWSRFPNRIEVYTAEGLPVRVIEDQPLMEEVPTGFGSTTTGVRSIGWRQDAPAMLAWVEALDGGDGNVEVDLRDAVMVLPEPFEGDATTLVRLPLRYAGMTWSDEGYVLVSERWTSTREFRTYRVSTDGTGGDPAVVFDYSYEDRYANPGSPMTDVDARGRRLLLTEADGNVIYLTGQGSSPDGDRPFLRRYDMRTGETEELFRSEAPYYERPVAWLDAAEGTFLTLRESNAEPPNYFVRSVAGGEPRAVTNFPHPYPEMDAISKESISYDRGDGVPLSATLYLPAGYDKDRDGPLPALVWAYPREFKSAAAAGQMSGSPYTFKRVSYSGAVPYVTQGYAVIDNASMPIIGEGDAEPNDTFVEQLVMNAQAVIDEGVRRGVVDPERVAIAGHSYGAFMTANLLAHSDLFRAGIARSGAYNRSLTPFGFQAEPRTFWEAPEIYFEMSPFMNADKVNEPILLIHGVADNNSGTFPIQSERFYHALKGNGSTARLVMLPHESHGYRARESLLHVLWETHTWLDTHVKNAPDRGVEMKKPTG, encoded by the coding sequence ATGCGCCGCCGAACCCTGCTGCTCGCTCTTTTTCTGTTCGCTGCTTCGTCCGCATGGGCCCAGGACGGGTACATGGAACCCGCCCCGGCCCTGAAAGCGCTCGTCGACGCGCCACTCACGCCGAATGTGTCCATCGGCCCGGATGCCCGGACCATGCTGCTGATGACGCCGCAGGACGTTCCGACCATCGCCCAACTCGCCGAGCCGGAGCTGCGTCTGGCGGGCACACGGATCAATCCGGCCAACAACGGGCCGAGCCGGAGTTCGTACGCGACGGCCATGGCGATTGCCAGCGTTGATGGGGGCGCGGAGCGTCCCGTCATGGGCATTCCCGCTGAGGGGTGGATTGGCTATGGTGCGTGGTCACCTGATGGCACGCATTACGCTTTTCCGGTGACCTTCAGCGACCGGATTGAATTGTACGTGCTCGAATTGGGCAACGGACGCGCCCGGCAGGCCTTGGACCGGCCGCTGAACGGCGTTGGAGGGCGCGCATTCACATGGATGCCGGACAGCCGGACCCTGCTCGTCCGCGCTACGGCCGCTGACCGCGGCGCCATGCCGACCCGTCCTGCCGTCCCGGCAACCCCGGTCATCCAGGAAAACATCGGCAAGGAAGCGCCGGCGCGGACCTACCAGGACCTGCTCGAAACACCGTACGACGAGGATCTCTTCGCGTGGCTCATGGCATCGGATCTGCTGCGCGTATCGCTCGACGGAACGGTTCAGGATTTCGGCGCATCGGGAATGATCACCTCCATGGATCCGTCACCCGACGGCCGATTCGTGCTGACCGAGACCGTGCATCGTCCATTCTCCTATCTCGTGCCGTGGTCCCGTTTTCCGAATCGGATTGAAGTCTACACGGCCGAAGGCCTTCCCGTGCGTGTGATCGAGGACCAACCGCTCATGGAGGAGGTACCGACGGGGTTCGGTTCCACGACGACCGGTGTGCGATCCATTGGCTGGCGGCAGGATGCGCCCGCCATGCTGGCATGGGTGGAGGCCCTGGATGGCGGTGATGGCAACGTGGAGGTCGATCTGCGGGATGCCGTGATGGTGTTGCCGGAGCCTTTTGAAGGCGATGCGACGACCTTGGTGCGCTTACCCTTGCGCTACGCCGGAATGACCTGGAGCGACGAAGGATACGTTCTGGTGAGTGAGCGATGGACGTCCACGCGGGAATTCCGGACCTACCGGGTTTCGACGGACGGGACAGGCGGCGATCCGGCCGTTGTGTTCGACTATTCCTACGAGGACCGGTATGCCAACCCCGGTTCGCCCATGACCGATGTGGATGCGCGCGGTCGTCGGCTGCTGCTCACGGAAGCCGACGGGAACGTCATTTATCTGACGGGTCAGGGTTCGTCGCCGGATGGAGACCGTCCGTTCCTGCGCCGCTATGACATGCGGACAGGGGAGACGGAAGAACTATTCCGTTCCGAGGCTCCGTACTACGAGCGTCCTGTGGCGTGGCTGGACGCCGCTGAGGGCACGTTCCTGACACTCAGGGAATCGAACGCCGAACCGCCGAACTATTTCGTCCGGTCCGTGGCCGGAGGAGAACCCCGTGCTGTGACGAACTTCCCGCACCCGTATCCGGAGATGGACGCCATCTCCAAAGAGTCCATTTCGTACGATCGGGGGGACGGTGTGCCCCTGTCGGCCACGCTCTATTTGCCCGCCGGATATGACAAGGACCGGGATGGCCCGTTGCCTGCGCTCGTCTGGGCGTATCCGCGGGAGTTCAAGAGCGCTGCAGCGGCAGGCCAGATGTCGGGCTCCCCCTACACATTCAAGCGCGTGTCGTATTCGGGCGCCGTTCCGTACGTCACCCAGGGATACGCCGTCATCGACAATGCCTCCATGCCCATCATTGGCGAAGGGGATGCGGAGCCCAACGATACATTCGTGGAGCAACTGGTCATGAACGCACAGGCGGTCATTGACGAGGGCGTCCGTCGCGGTGTGGTGGATCCGGAGCGGGTAGCCATCGCGGGTCATTCCTACGGCGCGTTCATGACGGCCAACCTGCTGGCCCACTCCGATCTGTTCCGGGCGGGTATTGCGCGCAGTGGCGCTTACAACCGATCCCTCACGCCGTTCGGATTCCAGGCGGAGCCGCGGACGTTCTGGGAGGCTCCCGAAATCTACTTCGAGATGTCACCTTTCATGAACGCCGACAAGGTCAACGAACCGATCCTGCTCATCCACGGCGTCGCCGACAACAATTCCGGCACGTTCCCCATCCAGAGCGAGCGCTTCTACCACGCGCTGAAGGGCAACGGGAGCACAGCCCGACTGGTCATGCTCCCCCACGAAAGCCATGGCTACCGGGCCCGCGAATCGCTGCTCCACGTGCTGTGGGAAACCCACACGTGGCTCGATACGCACGTGAAGAACGCTCCGGACCGCGGCGTGGAGATGAAGAAGCCGACGGGGTGA
- a CDS encoding TolC family protein: MIKKPVCHPRLLALVLLPLMVALSPVLPSVAQDGTLSVDEAISLARTHHPALQALREQMAGASARTRQTFGVSAPRISWFREGLDQDPVTPLSEQRWTVSQQLDFPLASWYRYRRADTERTAMDAAFNVEEQRVTASIKIAYTTLLHAQEMVHLREEEVALSTTLRDAVVTRVEAGEASPLESMKADIQLSDARAKLFDAERAFQEARYGVFRSIGLDEEDQQYTISFPDTLLYVDPGIGQDDVLGRLYSMPELEMADQLADAAAFGVRAKQAAALPSLQFDIYAQDLGGGYDHHGFQIGISLPLFGAPSQKARVQEAEAFERETDWNRTAVILDLKREAEVAWHGYETSRAMVAEYQDVVQSRSRELLARTQEGYALGQIDLVTLLDTQRMVLGSEERFYSALRAYYEHLIRLERFTGYSLVF; encoded by the coding sequence ATGATCAAGAAACCCGTTTGCCACCCACGTCTTCTGGCCCTCGTGCTGCTGCCCTTGATGGTGGCGCTCAGCCCCGTCCTGCCATCCGTCGCACAGGACGGTACCCTTTCGGTGGATGAGGCCATTTCCCTGGCCCGGACGCACCACCCCGCGCTTCAGGCGCTGCGCGAGCAGATGGCCGGTGCGTCCGCCCGGACGCGCCAGACCTTCGGCGTGTCTGCGCCCCGGATATCCTGGTTCCGGGAGGGACTGGATCAGGACCCGGTAACCCCGCTGTCGGAACAGCGATGGACCGTTTCCCAGCAGCTGGACTTCCCGCTGGCGTCCTGGTACCGGTATCGTCGGGCAGATACCGAGCGGACCGCCATGGATGCCGCATTCAACGTAGAAGAACAGCGCGTCACGGCATCCATAAAAATCGCCTACACAACCTTGCTCCACGCCCAGGAAATGGTGCATCTGCGTGAAGAGGAAGTGGCCCTCTCCACCACCCTGCGGGACGCCGTCGTGACCCGCGTGGAAGCCGGTGAGGCGTCGCCGCTCGAAAGCATGAAGGCGGACATCCAGTTGTCGGACGCCCGTGCAAAGCTGTTCGATGCGGAACGGGCGTTCCAGGAGGCCCGATACGGCGTATTCCGCTCCATCGGGCTGGACGAAGAGGACCAGCAGTACACCATTTCCTTCCCCGATACGCTGCTTTACGTGGATCCGGGCATCGGCCAGGACGATGTCCTCGGACGCCTGTATTCCATGCCGGAACTGGAAATGGCCGATCAACTGGCCGATGCCGCGGCGTTTGGTGTACGTGCGAAACAGGCCGCAGCCTTGCCATCCCTGCAATTCGACATTTATGCCCAGGACTTGGGCGGCGGGTACGACCATCACGGCTTCCAGATTGGCATTTCCCTCCCGCTGTTCGGCGCTCCGTCGCAGAAGGCCCGGGTGCAGGAAGCGGAGGCCTTCGAGCGGGAAACCGATTGGAACCGGACGGCCGTCATCCTGGACTTGAAGCGGGAGGCGGAAGTCGCATGGCACGGGTACGAAACCAGCCGCGCCATGGTGGCGGAATACCAGGACGTCGTACAAAGCCGGTCCCGGGAGCTGCTGGCCCGGACGCAGGAAGGGTATGCCCTCGGCCAGATCGATCTGGTGACGCTGTTGGACACCCAGCGCATGGTCCTTGGCAGTGAGGAACGATTCTACAGTGCGCTGCGGGCCTACTACGAGCACCTCATCCGGCTGGAGCGTTTTACCGGATACAGTCTCGTTTTCTGA
- a CDS encoding CusA/CzcA family heavy metal efflux RND transporter — MLERIIDFSLRQKFVALSLVALMAAGGIFALRTIPINSLPDVTPEQVLVITKAGRYSPFDVERLVSFPIETAMNGLPGVQEVRSISQFGLSAVTVLFDEGSDIYFARQMVSQRLQDVRDQLPDGVSAPQLGPISTALGEIYQYTVSGEGRTLTELREIQDWLVAPQLKTVRGVTEINSFGGFVKQFDVTIQPDRLRAAGIALGDVIAAIDKNNSVSGGNYLEHNREQYIIRGYGLIREASDIGSIIVATRGDRPVFLRDVAEVTEGRQIRQGAVTKNGGGEVVTGIVMMLRGGNGREVIQAIEEKLVQVNEGLPEGVTVEKFYDQSDLIDRTTSTLKVNLIEGGFLVIVVLLLLLGEISGALIVASVIPLSMLFAFIGMREFGLAANLMSLGAIDFGMVVDGSVVMIENMVHKLESDKENRPKAEVLREAAHEVARPIFFGVLIILMVYVPIATFSGMEGILFRPMAITVATAVFGSLLLALVYVPAVAAIVFRKGVRIRKNYLMDWLRPRYQAFLERNVDRKGPTFALATMVFVASLALVPFLGTEFLPELDEGSILVEQIRMPSVTLAESVENADWFARQVMANVPEVKDVVPKTGRSDLANDWMGVHQTDVWVLLHPEDEWRDGMTKDGIARAMEPFLQTEPGLAYNFTQPIAMRVDELTSGVKSDIAVKLYGEDLDSLNAAASAIARVLPGLPGTDNIFVEKSIGQPYLNVDIDREAIAAYGLNVNDVQQVIEAGIGGQPAGQLFEGQRRFDIVTRYPEEIRATFRDLMNVPIQLTGGGTIPLSRVATIQAEEGPREIARENGWRRVIVGINIADIDIGSYVTQIQEVIRTDVRIPEGIFLEYGGAFENQQRAMRHLYFVVPLALFIILVLLYLMFGQIRHAIMILATLPFAMSGGIFLLFARGMYLSVSASVGFVALFGVAVLNGVVMLAHLNELRARPGYTVRRATIEGAANRLRPVLMTALVASLGFIPMAFNTGPGSEVQRPLATVVIGGLLTATLLTLRVLPTIYNWLEKDASS, encoded by the coding sequence ATGCTCGAACGCATCATCGATTTCAGCCTGCGACAGAAGTTCGTCGCGCTCTCCCTCGTGGCCCTCATGGCCGCTGGAGGCATTTTCGCACTTCGCACCATACCCATCAATTCCCTTCCGGATGTCACGCCGGAACAGGTCCTCGTCATCACGAAGGCCGGGCGCTATTCCCCGTTCGACGTTGAGCGGCTGGTCTCTTTTCCCATAGAGACGGCCATGAACGGGCTGCCCGGAGTCCAGGAAGTCCGGTCCATCAGTCAGTTCGGGCTGTCCGCCGTCACGGTCCTGTTCGATGAGGGCTCAGATATCTACTTCGCCCGGCAGATGGTGAGCCAACGCTTGCAGGATGTTCGGGATCAACTGCCCGACGGGGTGTCTGCGCCGCAACTGGGACCCATCTCGACAGCACTCGGAGAAATCTATCAGTACACGGTATCCGGCGAAGGCCGAACGTTGACGGAACTGCGGGAAATCCAGGACTGGCTCGTTGCACCGCAGCTCAAGACCGTACGCGGCGTCACGGAAATCAACTCTTTCGGAGGATTCGTCAAGCAATTCGATGTCACCATCCAGCCCGACCGCCTGCGCGCAGCGGGAATTGCCCTCGGCGACGTGATTGCCGCGATTGACAAGAACAACAGTGTATCCGGTGGCAACTACCTGGAGCACAACCGGGAGCAGTACATCATCCGTGGATACGGACTCATCCGCGAAGCGAGCGATATCGGCAGCATCATCGTCGCCACCCGGGGTGACCGTCCGGTCTTCCTCCGTGACGTCGCCGAAGTGACCGAGGGCCGGCAAATCCGCCAGGGAGCCGTAACCAAAAACGGCGGCGGTGAGGTCGTGACAGGGATCGTGATGATGCTTCGCGGCGGAAACGGCAGGGAGGTCATCCAGGCCATCGAGGAGAAACTGGTCCAGGTGAACGAGGGGCTTCCGGAAGGCGTCACCGTCGAGAAGTTCTATGACCAGAGTGACCTCATTGACCGTACCACGTCCACGCTGAAGGTGAACTTGATTGAAGGCGGATTCCTGGTGATCGTGGTCTTGTTGCTGCTCCTGGGAGAGATCAGCGGAGCACTGATTGTGGCATCGGTCATCCCCCTCTCCATGTTGTTTGCCTTCATCGGCATGCGTGAATTCGGCCTTGCAGCCAACCTCATGAGCCTGGGCGCCATCGACTTCGGCATGGTGGTGGATGGCTCGGTCGTGATGATCGAGAACATGGTCCACAAGCTGGAATCGGACAAGGAGAATCGGCCGAAGGCCGAAGTGTTGCGGGAAGCGGCCCACGAGGTGGCCCGCCCCATCTTCTTTGGTGTGCTCATCATCCTCATGGTGTATGTGCCGATTGCCACGTTCTCCGGAATGGAAGGCATCCTGTTCCGACCGATGGCTATCACGGTGGCAACGGCGGTGTTCGGATCGCTTCTGCTGGCCCTGGTCTATGTCCCGGCCGTCGCGGCCATCGTTTTCCGGAAGGGTGTCCGCATCCGCAAGAATTACCTCATGGACTGGCTGCGCCCGCGCTACCAGGCCTTCCTGGAACGGAACGTGGACCGGAAAGGACCGACCTTCGCGCTGGCAACCATGGTGTTCGTCGCATCGTTGGCCCTCGTTCCCTTCCTCGGAACGGAGTTCCTGCCGGAACTCGACGAGGGCTCCATCCTGGTGGAACAGATCCGCATGCCGTCGGTGACGCTCGCCGAATCGGTGGAAAATGCCGACTGGTTCGCACGTCAGGTCATGGCGAATGTCCCGGAAGTCAAGGATGTCGTGCCGAAAACCGGACGATCGGATCTGGCCAACGACTGGATGGGCGTGCATCAGACCGACGTCTGGGTGCTGCTTCACCCGGAGGATGAGTGGCGCGACGGGATGACGAAGGATGGCATTGCCCGTGCCATGGAGCCGTTCCTCCAGACCGAGCCCGGCCTGGCGTACAACTTCACACAACCCATTGCCATGCGGGTCGATGAATTGACATCAGGCGTGAAGAGCGACATCGCCGTGAAACTGTACGGAGAGGATCTCGATTCGTTGAACGCGGCGGCGTCCGCCATTGCCCGCGTCCTGCCGGGCCTCCCGGGCACGGACAACATTTTCGTCGAGAAGTCGATTGGTCAACCGTACCTGAACGTGGACATCGACCGGGAGGCCATTGCGGCCTACGGATTGAACGTGAATGACGTTCAGCAGGTCATAGAAGCCGGAATCGGGGGACAGCCGGCCGGGCAGTTGTTCGAGGGGCAGCGCCGGTTCGACATCGTGACCCGGTATCCGGAGGAAATCCGGGCCACGTTCCGAGACCTCATGAACGTCCCCATCCAACTGACGGGCGGCGGCACCATTCCGCTCTCGCGCGTGGCCACCATCCAGGCCGAGGAAGGACCACGCGAAATCGCGCGTGAGAACGGTTGGCGCCGGGTCATCGTCGGCATCAACATCGCCGACATCGACATCGGCAGCTACGTGACCCAGATCCAGGAGGTCATCCGGACGGACGTTCGGATTCCGGAGGGCATCTTCCTGGAATACGGCGGTGCGTTCGAGAACCAGCAGCGGGCCATGCGGCATCTGTACTTCGTCGTACCGCTTGCCCTTTTCATCATCCTGGTCCTCCTCTACTTGATGTTCGGACAGATCCGGCACGCCATCATGATCCTGGCCACCCTTCCCTTTGCCATGTCGGGCGGGATCTTCCTGCTGTTCGCACGCGGCATGTACCTCTCGGTATCGGCCTCCGTCGGTTTCGTGGCCCTGTTCGGTGTGGCCGTCCTCAACGGGGTCGTTATGCTGGCCCATCTCAACGAACTCCGGGCGCGCCCGGGATATACCGTGCGACGGGCCACCATCGAAGGCGCCGCAAACCGGCTGCGTCCGGTCCTCATGACCGCCCTGGTGGCGAGCCTCGGATTCATCCCGATGGCCTTCAACACGGGCCCCGGATCGGAAGTACAACGACCGCTGGCAACGGTCGTGATCGGCGGCCTGCTCACGGCCACCCTGCTGACCCTCCGGGTGCTCCCCACGATCTACAACTGGCTCGAAAAAGACGCGTCGTCATGA
- a CDS encoding efflux RND transporter periplasmic adaptor subunit, whose translation MKRLLPLLLLSLSVTACRDTPVERLLPDPDGSVATPPSLQENPGVATERRLVTLTPQQAQELQTETSVVSAAVIHYDLSIPGEVQAAPEQMAQVSAPIGGRVAALYAHEGESVRPGQVLLELESLEFANLVADYLQAQADETYAQRQVERLTTLVEKKISPEQALDKARADLDRARAATRASSARLLTLGIGSDDIPNLGDRPLLPLRSPLSGRVDRHLIDLGQSVTSYQELMTIVDPTRVLIKGFASPDDAASLRPGDPVVVVPERGGSGQRLDATIGTVNPVVDAESKALVLNILVDLTGPWPLPGQTVRLQVRTQSTMPVISIPTSAVVYNGADAIVYVRVDDLTWERRSIRVERTGQAEVIVAGGLMPGDVIATSQVFSLKALDRYTEYAE comes from the coding sequence ATGAAACGCCTTCTTCCCCTTCTGCTGCTTTCGCTGAGTGTCACGGCATGCCGGGACACGCCGGTCGAACGCCTGCTTCCCGATCCCGACGGCTCCGTGGCCACACCGCCCTCCCTCCAGGAAAATCCGGGGGTGGCCACCGAGCGGCGCCTGGTTACACTCACGCCTCAACAGGCCCAGGAGCTGCAAACGGAGACCAGCGTCGTGTCCGCGGCCGTCATCCATTATGATCTTTCCATCCCGGGCGAGGTCCAGGCCGCGCCCGAACAGATGGCGCAGGTGTCCGCGCCCATAGGCGGACGCGTCGCTGCCCTGTACGCGCATGAGGGAGAATCGGTACGTCCCGGCCAGGTCCTGCTTGAACTCGAAAGTCTCGAGTTTGCCAATCTCGTGGCGGACTACCTCCAGGCCCAGGCCGACGAAACCTATGCCCAGCGGCAGGTTGAGCGGCTCACGACCCTCGTGGAGAAGAAAATCAGTCCGGAGCAAGCGCTGGACAAGGCCCGTGCCGACCTGGACCGTGCCCGTGCCGCCACCCGGGCGTCGAGCGCCCGACTGCTCACCCTGGGAATCGGATCCGACGACATCCCGAACCTGGGCGACCGGCCGCTCCTGCCCCTCCGCTCCCCGCTTTCGGGTCGGGTGGACCGCCATCTGATTGACCTCGGCCAGTCCGTCACATCCTACCAGGAATTGATGACGATCGTGGATCCGACGCGTGTCCTTATCAAGGGTTTTGCATCGCCGGATGATGCTGCATCGCTGCGGCCGGGCGATCCGGTGGTGGTCGTTCCGGAACGAGGCGGGAGCGGACAGCGCCTGGACGCGACCATCGGCACGGTCAATCCCGTTGTCGATGCCGAGAGCAAAGCCCTCGTCCTGAATATCCTGGTGGACCTGACCGGGCCGTGGCCGTTGCCCGGACAGACGGTCCGGCTCCAGGTCCGTACGCAATCCACCATGCCTGTGATTTCCATTCCGACCTCGGCGGTGGTCTACAACGGCGCCGACGCCATTGTCTATGTGCGCGTGGACGACCTCACCTGGGAACGGCGGTCCATCCGGGTGGAGCGCACCGGCCAGGCTGAAGTCATCGTCGCCGGAGGGTTGATGCCGGGCGATGTCATCGCTACCAGCCAGGTCTTCAGCCTGAAGGCCCTGGATCGCTACACCGAATACGCGGAATAA
- a CDS encoding response regulator transcription factor, translated as MKLLLVEDEADIAAFVRQGLSEEGFDVTWLPDGEQALEWLSSNHADILLLDIRLPGMDGVEACRRIRETRVKLPIIMLTALDAVEDRVRGLRAGADDYVPKPFAFEELVARIEALMRRVGNHAHDQRLTDGPLVLEADAHQCTCHGRPVELTVKEFALLSYFMENRGRALSRDEIHRDVWGHDFDRGTNLIDVYVAYVRSKLSEVDCPAHIETIRGVGYRYVAST; from the coding sequence ATGAAACTGCTGCTGGTGGAAGACGAAGCCGACATTGCTGCATTCGTGCGGCAGGGTCTGTCAGAGGAAGGATTCGACGTGACCTGGCTTCCCGACGGGGAACAGGCATTGGAATGGCTCTCATCCAATCATGCCGATATCCTGTTGCTGGACATCCGGTTGCCGGGAATGGACGGCGTGGAAGCGTGTCGGCGTATCCGGGAAACCCGGGTGAAGCTGCCCATCATCATGCTGACGGCACTGGATGCGGTGGAGGACCGGGTCCGGGGTTTGCGGGCCGGTGCGGACGACTATGTCCCCAAGCCGTTCGCATTCGAGGAACTCGTGGCCCGGATTGAAGCGCTCATGCGCCGCGTTGGAAACCACGCCCATGACCAACGGCTGACCGATGGTCCATTGGTCCTGGAAGCCGATGCCCACCAATGCACGTGTCACGGTCGCCCAGTGGAATTGACGGTCAAGGAGTTTGCATTGCTGTCCTATTTCATGGAGAACAGGGGACGGGCCCTGAGCCGTGACGAGATCCATCGCGACGTATGGGGGCACGATTTCGACCGGGGCACGAACCTCATTGACGTGTATGTGGCCTACGTCCGGAGCAAGCTCAGCGAGGTGGATTGCCCGGCCCATATTGAAACCATCCGGGGTGTCGGATACCGATACGTGGCATCGACATGA
- a CDS encoding HAMP domain-containing sensor histidine kinase, with the protein MTRPPTFRKRLVWTTSAFLALALFLLVVGIWLGAYGWLNSVARLALQQEIQEVQESIVSAEGTLAADRYNWNEPHHLYSGRHVDPFYLQVFDAGGRLVRQSENISPFPPGEFPAHLMAGATGQDGWFEPLRTFRIGEMTLYYAVVPVLNAAGERIGSIQLSREDPGLRVLYGRLAATLLAGLVMTLMLLSFLVWWVAGRVLRPLESITRAADTLSPAHLEKRIPVPPEADLETTRLAGTLNALLDRLETAFEDTRRFTSSAAHELRTPLTVIQGHVDVALRQERSPEAYRDTLGLVRRKVGHLVSMVAGLLSLARLDSGAVDVDRDPVDITRVVKDMAAALKPRAVAKGLDFRLSVPEDAVHVDGQDDLLQHVVTNLVDNAVKFTRDGRVTANLTREGEWAVLTVSDTGMGMSPDVVAHATDRFFRARTVHAAGIEGSGLGLAVASELVRWHRGTMDIDSDGHSGTTVRVRLPLSPSVEPVHTS; encoded by the coding sequence ATGACGCGACCGCCGACATTCCGGAAACGGTTGGTCTGGACGACGTCCGCCTTCCTGGCCCTGGCGCTCTTCCTGCTGGTCGTCGGCATCTGGTTGGGGGCATATGGCTGGTTGAACAGCGTGGCCCGCCTGGCGCTCCAGCAGGAAATCCAGGAAGTCCAGGAGTCCATCGTGTCTGCGGAGGGGACCCTGGCGGCGGACCGGTACAACTGGAATGAACCCCATCACCTGTACAGCGGTCGCCATGTCGACCCGTTCTACCTTCAGGTATTCGATGCCGGTGGCCGATTGGTGCGCCAATCGGAAAACATCAGTCCGTTCCCACCAGGGGAATTTCCGGCGCATTTGATGGCCGGGGCGACCGGTCAGGACGGGTGGTTCGAACCGCTGCGGACCTTCCGGATCGGGGAGATGACCCTGTACTATGCGGTGGTGCCCGTACTGAATGCGGCCGGCGAACGCATTGGCAGTATCCAATTGTCGCGCGAGGACCCGGGCCTGCGGGTATTGTACGGTCGCCTGGCTGCTACCCTGCTGGCCGGGCTTGTCATGACGTTGATGTTGTTGTCGTTCCTGGTCTGGTGGGTGGCTGGCCGGGTCCTTCGACCGCTGGAGTCCATTACACGTGCGGCCGACACACTGTCTCCGGCGCATCTGGAAAAACGCATTCCGGTTCCCCCGGAGGCCGATCTTGAAACAACCCGCTTGGCGGGCACGCTGAACGCTTTGCTGGACCGACTGGAAACCGCTTTCGAGGATACGCGGCGATTCACGTCCAGCGCCGCACATGAATTGCGGACACCGCTCACCGTCATCCAGGGGCATGTGGATGTGGCGTTGCGCCAGGAGCGTTCGCCGGAAGCCTACCGGGATACCCTCGGATTGGTACGACGGAAGGTCGGACACCTGGTATCCATGGTGGCCGGGCTGCTGTCGTTGGCGCGCCTGGACAGCGGAGCGGTGGACGTGGATCGCGATCCCGTGGATATCACGCGCGTGGTGAAGGACATGGCGGCCGCGCTCAAACCCCGTGCGGTGGCCAAAGGGCTGGATTTCCGTCTGAGCGTGCCGGAGGACGCCGTGCATGTTGATGGACAGGACGATCTGCTCCAGCACGTCGTAACGAACCTCGTCGACAATGCCGTGAAATTCACCCGGGATGGCCGGGTAACCGCGAATCTGACCCGGGAAGGGGAGTGGGCTGTCCTGACCGTCTCCGATACCGGCATGGGCATGTCCCCCGATGTGGTGGCCCACGCCACGGACCGCTTCTTCCGCGCCCGGACGGTCCATGCGGCCGGTATAGAAGGCAGCGGCCTGGGATTGGCCGTGGCCAGCGAACTCGTCCGCTGGCACCGGGGTACCATGGATATCGACTCGGATGGGCATTCCGGAACGACCGTCCGGGTACGACTGCCCCTCAGTCCGTCTGTCGAACCCGTGCACACATCATGA
- a CDS encoding DinB family protein has product MTLNLKNRIRNLVRHQTDADLETEILRLAESYRRYCDGLNDEHLSSDCTYTNSAGASFSTPVADVLLHVFMHGMYHRGRINLLIRQAGGDPAPADYIAFVRGAAAATHPTR; this is encoded by the coding sequence ATGACCTTGAACCTCAAGAATCGCATCCGGAACCTGGTCCGGCATCAGACCGACGCCGACCTGGAAACCGAGATCCTTCGTCTCGCCGAATCCTACCGTCGGTATTGCGATGGATTGAACGACGAACACCTGTCGTCCGACTGTACGTATACCAATTCGGCCGGCGCCTCCTTTTCCACCCCCGTTGCGGATGTCCTGCTGCATGTATTCATGCACGGCATGTATCACCGGGGACGCATCAATCTGCTCATCCGGCAGGCGGGCGGGGATCCTGCACCGGCCGACTACATCGCATTCGTCCGGGGTGCCGCGGCGGCCACGCATCCGACCCGATAA